A portion of the Clostridiales bacterium genome contains these proteins:
- the infA gene encoding translation initiation factor IF-1: MSKEDVIELQGTVIEALPNAMFQVELENGHKVLAHISGKLRMNFIKILPGDKVTIELSPYDLTRGRITWRAK, from the coding sequence ATGTCTAAAGAAGACGTTATAGAGTTGCAGGGCACGGTTATTGAAGCTCTACCTAATGCAATGTTTCAAGTAGAATTAGAAAATGGACATAAAGTACTCGCACATATATCCGGTAAGTTAAGGATGAATTTTATTAAAATTCTTCCTGGAGATAAGGTAACCATTGAACTGTCGCCTTATGATCTGACTCGTGGGCGTATAACGTGGAGGGCAAAGTAA
- the rpmC gene encoding 50S ribosomal protein L29, translating to MKANDLEMMRGNDILTLKNKVDELKHELFNLRFQLATGQLENPMRIREVKKSIAQIKTIIREKELKSLGA from the coding sequence ATGAAAGCTAATGATCTGGAAATGATGAGAGGAAATGACATTTTAACGCTTAAAAATAAAGTTGATGAACTAAAGCATGAGCTTTTCAATCTGAGGTTCCAGTTAGCGACAGGGCAGCTTGAAAACCCAATGAGGATTCGTGAAGTTAAGAAATCTATAGCGCAAATAAAGACAATTATCAGAGAAAAGGAGTTAAAGTCTCTTGGTGCATAA
- a CDS encoding RNA-binding protein produces MGQIVHSKAGRDKEKCFIVVGIIDNEYVLIADGDLRKIEKPKKKKIKHVIIRDLVAEDIKNKFEYNVKVSNSDLKNSLKQLGLINGLNGKEV; encoded by the coding sequence TTGGGACAGATAGTACACTCTAAAGCCGGCAGAGACAAAGAAAAATGTTTTATAGTCGTTGGAATAATCGATAATGAATATGTCCTGATTGCTGATGGAGATCTTAGAAAAATTGAAAAACCTAAGAAGAAAAAAATAAAGCATGTTATTATCCGGGATCTAGTTGCCGAAGATATTAAAAACAAATTCGAATATAATGTCAAAGTAAGTAATAGTGATTTAAAAAATTCACTAAAACAATTAGGCCTGATTAATGGATTAAATGGTAAGGAGGTATAA
- the rplO gene encoding 50S ribosomal protein L15 → MKLYELKPAPGTNRKTKRRGRGTGTGQGKTAGRGQNGQNSRSGGGVRPGFEGGQMPLHRRLPKVGFTNIFSKEYEEVKLSDLNIFEEGTVVTPEVLLEKRVIKKSLDGIKILGNGDITRKLTVKAHKFTKSAAQKIEAAGGKAEVI, encoded by the coding sequence ATGAAGCTTTATGAACTTAAGCCGGCACCGGGTACCAATAGGAAGACTAAAAGAAGAGGCAGGGGTACCGGTACCGGACAGGGGAAGACAGCCGGAAGAGGCCAGAATGGTCAGAATTCACGTTCAGGCGGTGGTGTAAGGCCTGGTTTTGAAGGAGGACAGATGCCACTGCACAGAAGGCTTCCAAAGGTTGGCTTTACCAATATATTCAGCAAAGAATATGAAGAAGTAAAATTATCAGATTTGAATATATTTGAGGAAGGCACTGTTGTTACTCCTGAAGTGCTTCTTGAAAAAAGAGTAATAAAGAAAAGTTTGGACGGCATTAAGATATTAGGAAATGGAGATATTACTAGAAAGTTAACTGTAAAAGCTCACAAATTCACTAAATCAGCCGCTCAGAAAATAGAAGCAGCTGGAGGAAAAGCAGAGGTGATATAG
- a CDS encoding type Z 30S ribosomal protein S14, which yields MAKKSLVEKWKREPKFSTRAYTRCRICGRPHAVLRKYGICRICFREMAYKGEIPGCKKASW from the coding sequence GTGGCAAAAAAATCATTAGTTGAAAAGTGGAAAAGAGAGCCGAAATTCTCGACTAGAGCATATACGAGATGCAGAATTTGCGGCAGACCCCACGCGGTATTGAGAAAATACGGTATATGCCGTATTTGCTTTAGAGAAATGGCATATAAAGGAGAAATTCCTGGATGCAAGAAAGCAAGTTGGTAA
- the rplX gene encoding 50S ribosomal protein L24: MALKKVHVKKGDTVVVLSGKDKDKKGKVVEVLRTEGKVVVEGVNVVAKHEKPGKQEKKGGIIHKEAPIYSSKVALYCPNCAAARRVRNEVLNDGTKVRKCVKCGEIIENK; this comes from the coding sequence ATGGCATTAAAAAAAGTTCATGTTAAAAAAGGAGATACGGTAGTTGTACTTTCCGGCAAAGATAAAGATAAAAAAGGCAAGGTTGTAGAAGTTTTAAGGACTGAAGGCAAGGTTGTAGTTGAAGGAGTCAATGTGGTAGCAAAGCATGAGAAACCGGGCAAGCAAGAAAAGAAGGGCGGCATCATCCATAAGGAAGCTCCCATATACTCATCAAAAGTAGCCTTATATTGCCCTAATTGTGCCGCAGCCAGAAGGGTAAGAAACGAAGTATTAAATGATGGTACAAAAGTTAGAAAATGTGTAAAATGCGGTGAAATAATCGAAAACAAATAG
- the secY gene encoding preprotein translocase subunit SecY: MLSTIRDAWKMPDLRKRFLFTILMLIIYRGGSFIPVPYINKEAVKLMVSRGSLFGFFDILSGGAFANFTIFAMGVIPYINSSIIFSLLAIAIPKLEQMQKEGEEGRKKIAQYTRYGTIVLGLIQAFSISLLLRNQNALIKTGAFYIFIIILTLIAGTSFLMWLGERITDKGIGNGISLIIFIGIISRYPSMVATVGNLLSTKTTNWLEVILLLVLIIFMIAAVVTMDMAERRVPVQYAKKVVGRKMYGGQSTHIPINVNSSSVIAIIFAMSIMQFPQTIAAFFPDASWTKAFLTGGWFSVSSWIYLTIYFLLVIFFTWFYTGVTFDTKEMADNMKKYGGFVPGIRPGKPTMDYVQTIVNRITLIGGIFAGIIALTPYLLDKYTGLKGLYFGGTSILIVVGVALETAKQVEAQMTMRNYQGFLR; the protein is encoded by the coding sequence ATGCTGTCAACCATACGTGATGCATGGAAGATGCCTGATTTGAGAAAAAGATTTTTATTCACCATTTTAATGCTTATTATATACAGGGGCGGTTCTTTTATACCGGTTCCTTATATTAACAAGGAAGCAGTCAAACTGATGGTATCACGAGGTTCGCTGTTTGGGTTCTTTGATATATTATCTGGAGGAGCCTTTGCAAACTTTACAATATTCGCCATGGGTGTCATACCGTATATTAACTCATCGATTATATTCAGCCTTCTTGCGATTGCGATACCCAAACTGGAACAAATGCAAAAAGAAGGGGAAGAGGGAAGAAAAAAGATTGCTCAATATACAAGGTATGGTACAATTGTGTTAGGTTTGATCCAGGCATTTTCGATATCATTACTTTTAAGGAATCAGAATGCATTGATTAAAACCGGTGCTTTTTATATTTTTATAATAATCTTAACATTGATTGCAGGAACATCGTTTTTAATGTGGCTTGGTGAGCGAATAACAGACAAGGGGATTGGAAATGGTATTTCTTTAATTATTTTTATAGGTATTATTTCCAGATATCCAAGTATGGTCGCTACTGTAGGAAATCTTTTAAGTACAAAAACTACGAACTGGCTGGAAGTAATTTTGCTGCTTGTTTTAATTATCTTTATGATAGCGGCAGTTGTAACGATGGATATGGCTGAAAGAAGAGTTCCTGTCCAATATGCTAAAAAGGTAGTCGGAAGAAAAATGTACGGAGGACAGAGCACGCATATACCGATAAACGTTAATTCGTCCAGCGTTATTGCGATTATATTTGCGATGTCTATAATGCAGTTCCCGCAGACGATAGCAGCGTTTTTCCCCGATGCTTCATGGACGAAGGCTTTTCTTACAGGCGGTTGGTTTAGCGTAAGCAGCTGGATATATTTGACGATTTACTTTTTGCTTGTTATATTCTTTACATGGTTTTATACAGGAGTAACCTTCGATACCAAAGAAATGGCCGATAACATGAAAAAGTACGGAGGTTTTGTCCCGGGGATCAGACCTGGGAAGCCAACTATGGATTATGTGCAGACCATAGTAAACAGGATTACATTAATAGGTGGTATTTTTGCAGGCATCATTGCTTTAACACCATATTTACTGGATAAATATACAGGGCTTAAAGGTCTTTATTTTGGAGGCACCTCAATATTGATTGTGGTTGGAGTCGCTCTTGAGACTGCAAAACAGGTGGAAGCCCAGATGACAATGAGAAATTATCAGGGATTTCTTAGATAA
- the rpsM gene encoding 30S ribosomal protein S13, with the protein MARIAGIDLPREKRVEIGLTYIFGIGRPRAIKILKATGVDPDTRVKDLSEADVNKLREYIDKNYKVEGDLRRDVSMSVKSLIEIGCYRGIRHRRSLPVRGQRTKTNARTRKGPKKTVGAKKSKEIKE; encoded by the coding sequence ATGGCAAGAATTGCAGGGATTGATTTGCCGAGAGAAAAAAGGGTAGAAATTGGTTTGACTTATATCTTCGGTATAGGAAGACCAAGGGCAATTAAGATATTGAAGGCAACTGGTGTAGATCCTGATACAAGAGTGAAAGATCTGTCGGAAGCCGATGTCAACAAACTCAGGGAATATATAGATAAGAACTATAAGGTTGAAGGCGATTTGAGGCGGGATGTTTCTATGAGCGTTAAAAGCCTTATAGAAATTGGTTGCTATAGGGGAATACGCCATAGAAGAAGTTTGCCGGTAAGAGGGCAGAGGACCAAGACAAATGCAAGGACGAGAAAAGGTCCAAAGAAGACAGTCGGCGCTAAGAAGAGCAAGGAAATCAAGGAATAA
- the rplR gene encoding 50S ribosomal protein L18, whose translation MLNKSVRNEERLMRHKRVRAKISGTGERPRLDVYRSEKNIYAQIIDDELGKTLVAASSLDKELKDKLAVGSNKEAAKSVGELIAKKAIEAGIKKVVFDRGGYIYHGRVKELAEAARQAGLDF comes from the coding sequence GTGCTGAATAAGTCTGTACGCAATGAAGAAAGGCTTATGCGCCATAAGAGAGTCAGGGCTAAAATAAGCGGTACTGGCGAGCGCCCAAGACTTGACGTATACAGAAGTGAAAAAAACATATATGCACAAATAATAGATGATGAATTGGGGAAAACTTTAGTTGCCGCATCCAGTCTCGATAAAGAATTAAAAGATAAACTGGCGGTTGGGAGCAATAAGGAAGCCGCAAAGTCAGTCGGAGAGCTAATTGCTAAGAAAGCAATAGAAGCAGGAATAAAGAAAGTTGTGTTTGACAGAGGCGGATATATATATCATGGAAGAGTAAAAGAACTTGCAGAAGCTGCAAGACAGGCAGGACTTGATTTTTAA
- the rpsH gene encoding 30S ribosomal protein S8, protein MVMTDPIADMLTRIRNANVVRHETVDVPASNVKRAIANIMLEEGFIKNIEDLKSGSVPILRVTMKYDLNKERVISGLKRISKPGLRVYVSKEDVPKVLGGLGVAVISTSKGIMTDKQARKEGLGGEVLCYIW, encoded by the coding sequence ATGGTTATGACTGACCCGATTGCTGATATGCTAACACGCATCAGAAATGCGAATGTAGTAAGGCATGAAACTGTTGATGTTCCGGCCTCTAACGTAAAGAGGGCAATAGCCAATATAATGTTGGAGGAAGGATTTATCAAGAATATAGAGGATTTAAAAAGCGGTTCGGTTCCGATATTGAGAGTGACGATGAAATATGATCTTAACAAAGAAAGAGTAATAAGTGGATTAAAGAGAATCAGTAAACCCGGGCTTAGGGTATATGTAAGCAAGGAAGACGTTCCTAAAGTGCTTGGAGGATTAGGTGTTGCCGTAATATCGACATCGAAGGGAATAATGACAGATAAGCAGGCAAGAAAAGAAGGCTTGGGAGGAGAAGTTCTTTGCTATATATGGTAA
- the rplF gene encoding 50S ribosomal protein L6, which yields MSRIGKLPVVYSDKVEVTVDGNNVVTVAGPRGTLKREMHKDIIINVDENERKVIVKRQSDDKEHKALHGLTRALIRNMVVGVTDGFQKVLDLVGVGYRAQMQGKKLVLTLGFSHPVEVDEVPGVTFETPAANKIIIKGNDKELVGLITAKIRDIRSPEPYKGKGIRYENERVKIKEGKTGKK from the coding sequence ATGTCAAGGATTGGTAAACTTCCTGTTGTGTATTCTGATAAGGTTGAAGTTACAGTAGATGGGAACAATGTAGTTACTGTGGCTGGTCCCAGAGGTACACTAAAGCGGGAAATGCATAAAGATATAATCATTAATGTCGACGAAAATGAAAGAAAAGTTATAGTTAAAAGACAGAGCGATGATAAAGAACATAAAGCACTTCATGGGCTTACCAGAGCTTTAATAAGGAACATGGTGGTTGGAGTAACAGATGGTTTTCAAAAGGTACTTGATCTTGTCGGTGTTGGATATCGTGCTCAGATGCAGGGTAAAAAATTAGTTTTGACATTAGGTTTTTCACATCCTGTAGAGGTGGATGAGGTTCCGGGAGTTACTTTTGAAACACCTGCTGCGAATAAGATCATCATTAAAGGCAATGACAAAGAGCTTGTTGGTTTAATCACGGCAAAGATAAGGGATATAAGATCTCCTGAACCTTATAAAGGCAAAGGTATAAGGTATGAGAATGAACGTGTGAAGATCAAGGAAGGCAAGACCGGTAAGAAGTAG
- the rplB gene encoding 50S ribosomal protein L2, giving the protein MAIKAYKPTSPGRRGMTVSTYEEITKTKPEKSLLVSLKRTGGRNAQGKISVRHIGGGNKRQYRLIDFKRNKDGVPAKVASIEYDPNRTSYIALLNYADGEKRYIVAPEELKVGDTVISGENVDIKTGNALPLKSIPVGTFIYNIELKAGKGGQLVRAAGNNAQLMAKEGDYAQIRLPSGEVRMVRLECRATIGTVGNATNEIINIGKAGRKRHMGIRPTVRGSVMNPVDHPHGGGEGKAPVGHPGPMTPWGKPALGYKTRKHHKYSSRFIIKRKNDK; this is encoded by the coding sequence ATGGCTATAAAGGCATATAAACCTACCTCACCAGGAAGAAGAGGAATGACCGTTTCGACATATGAAGAGATTACAAAAACCAAACCTGAGAAATCTCTTCTGGTTTCGTTAAAGAGAACTGGTGGGAGAAATGCACAGGGTAAGATTTCAGTTCGCCATATAGGCGGTGGAAATAAAAGACAGTATAGATTAATTGATTTTAAAAGGAATAAAGACGGAGTACCCGCAAAAGTCGCTTCTATAGAATATGATCCAAACAGGACATCTTATATTGCATTATTGAATTATGCGGACGGAGAAAAAAGATATATCGTAGCGCCTGAAGAGCTTAAAGTCGGCGATACGGTGATATCCGGCGAAAATGTTGACATAAAGACAGGAAATGCTCTTCCTTTAAAGAGTATACCTGTGGGTACTTTTATTTATAATATTGAATTGAAAGCAGGAAAAGGAGGCCAGCTCGTTAGAGCGGCGGGAAATAACGCACAGTTGATGGCTAAAGAAGGAGATTATGCGCAGATAAGGCTGCCTTCCGGAGAAGTCAGGATGGTAAGGCTGGAATGCAGAGCGACGATAGGTACAGTCGGGAATGCTACCAACGAGATCATAAACATAGGCAAGGCCGGCAGGAAAAGGCATATGGGCATAAGGCCAACAGTTAGAGGGTCCGTTATGAACCCTGTAGACCATCCTCATGGTGGCGGTGAAGGTAAAGCACCTGTAGGGCATCCGGGACCGATGACGCCTTGGGGCAAACCTGCATTAGGATATAAGACGAGAAAACATCATAAATATTCCAGCAGATTTATAATCAAGCGTAAAAATGATAAGTAG
- the rplE gene encoding 50S ribosomal protein L5, whose amino-acid sequence MVPRLKERFGKEIIPALMQKFGYKSPMQVPKLEKVVLNMGVGDARENPKALDSAASDLATITGQKAVITKAKKSIANFKVRKGMPIGCKVTLRGTRMYEFTDKFLSVALPRVRDFRGVSEKAFDGRGNYSFGVKEQLIFPEIEYDKVDKVRGMDIVFVTSAKTDEEARELLKLLGMPFAS is encoded by the coding sequence ATGGTTCCAAGGCTTAAAGAAAGATTCGGAAAGGAAATTATTCCTGCTTTGATGCAGAAATTTGGATATAAAAGCCCTATGCAGGTTCCAAAACTTGAAAAGGTCGTTCTGAATATGGGCGTAGGCGATGCAAGAGAGAACCCAAAAGCTTTAGATAGCGCTGCTTCAGACCTTGCGACAATCACAGGGCAGAAAGCTGTTATAACAAAAGCAAAAAAATCTATTGCTAACTTTAAGGTGAGAAAAGGGATGCCGATTGGCTGTAAGGTCACCTTAAGAGGAACGAGAATGTATGAATTCACTGATAAATTTTTAAGCGTAGCCCTTCCAAGGGTTAGAGATTTCAGAGGTGTTTCTGAGAAAGCATTTGACGGAAGAGGTAATTATTCATTTGGCGTTAAGGAACAGTTGATTTTTCCTGAAATCGAATATGATAAAGTTGATAAAGTAAGAGGGATGGACATAGTATTTGTAACAAGTGCAAAAACCGATGAAGAAGCACGTGAGCTGTTAAAATTGCTCGGGATGCCATTTGCTTCATAA
- the rpmJ gene encoding 50S ribosomal protein L36: MKVRPSVKRICEKCKIIKRHGKVMVICENPKHKQRQG; the protein is encoded by the coding sequence ATGAAAGTAAGACCATCTGTAAAACGTATATGTGAAAAGTGCAAAATAATAAAAAGGCATGGTAAAGTGATGGTTATTTGTGAAAACCCTAAACATAAACAGAGACAGGGATAA
- the rplN gene encoding 50S ribosomal protein L14, with the protein MIQQQSILKAADNSGAKEIMCIRVLGGSKRKTGNIGDIIIASVKSATPGGVVKKGEVVKAVIVRTVQGKRRSDGSYIKFDENAAVIIKDDKQPRGTRIFGPVARELRENDFTKILSLAPEVL; encoded by the coding sequence ATGATTCAACAGCAGAGCATATTAAAAGCAGCAGATAACTCAGGCGCCAAAGAGATTATGTGTATAAGGGTTTTAGGCGGTTCTAAAAGGAAAACAGGAAATATCGGCGATATAATAATTGCCAGCGTTAAGAGCGCAACACCCGGAGGTGTTGTCAAAAAGGGCGAAGTCGTAAAAGCCGTAATAGTAAGGACTGTCCAGGGTAAAAGGCGTTCGGATGGTTCATATATAAAGTTTGATGAAAATGCAGCAGTTATAATAAAAGATGATAAACAGCCAAGAGGGACCCGTATATTCGGACCTGTTGCAAGGGAGCTCAGGGAAAATGATTTTACAAAGATACTTTCGCTTGCTCCAGAAGTATTATAA
- the rplV gene encoding 50S ribosomal protein L22, with protein sequence MEAKAIAKYVRISPRKVNIILKLIRGKDVKEALAILKFTPKSASEIVTKVIKSAVANAENNHEMNPDNLYIAKTYADEGPILKRFQPHAQGRAFRINKRSSHITVVVKERERA encoded by the coding sequence ATGGAAGCTAAAGCTATAGCCAAATATGTGAGAATATCTCCAAGAAAAGTTAATATAATTTTAAAGCTTATAAGAGGTAAAGATGTAAAAGAGGCATTAGCAATATTAAAGTTTACGCCGAAGTCCGCATCCGAAATAGTGACTAAAGTCATAAAGTCAGCTGTAGCAAATGCGGAAAATAACCACGAAATGAATCCGGATAATTTATACATTGCTAAGACTTATGCAGATGAAGGACCGATTTTAAAAAGATTCCAGCCTCATGCACAGGGCAGGGCATTCAGGATTAATAAGAGGTCCAGTCATATAACTGTTGTCGTAAAAGAAAGAGAAAGAGCATAA
- the rpsC gene encoding 30S ribosomal protein S3 codes for MGQKVHPHGFRVGVIKDWDAKWYASNRNFADLLVEDNRIRKYIKSKLYTAGISKTEIERAANRVKINIYTAKPGIVIGRGGEGVDSIKKELEKLTGKNVLINIIEVKNPEVDAQLIAENIASQLEKRISFRKAMKQAINRAMRAGSKGVKTVCAGRLGGAEIARREGYHEGTIPLQTLRADIDYGFAEADTTYGKIGVKVWVYKGEVLPKPKKSNTKTEEEKAANK; via the coding sequence TTGGGTCAGAAAGTACATCCGCATGGATTTAGGGTCGGTGTTATAAAGGATTGGGATGCTAAATGGTATGCAAGCAATCGTAATTTTGCAGACCTTTTAGTTGAAGATAATAGGATAAGAAAATATATAAAGTCAAAACTTTATACTGCCGGAATATCGAAGACCGAAATTGAAAGGGCAGCAAATAGAGTTAAAATCAATATTTATACGGCTAAACCGGGAATTGTCATAGGACGTGGCGGTGAAGGCGTAGATTCGATTAAGAAAGAATTAGAAAAATTAACTGGTAAAAATGTATTGATAAATATTATTGAAGTAAAGAATCCTGAAGTTGACGCTCAGCTGATTGCAGAAAATATTGCATCGCAGCTTGAAAAAAGGATATCTTTCAGGAAAGCAATGAAACAGGCTATAAACCGTGCAATGAGAGCGGGATCCAAGGGAGTTAAGACAGTTTGCGCAGGAAGGCTTGGAGGCGCTGAAATTGCAAGGAGAGAAGGATATCATGAGGGAACGATTCCACTTCAGACGTTAAGAGCAGATATTGATTACGGGTTTGCAGAAGCAGATACGACATACGGCAAAATTGGAGTGAAGGTATGGGTATACAAAGGTGAAGTTCTTCCGAAACCTAAAAAGAGTAATACAAAGACTGAAGAAGAGAAAGCTGCCAACAAGTAA
- the rpsQ gene encoding 30S ribosomal protein S17, producing MERALRKTRIGRVVSDKMDKTIVVAVETRVRHSVTGKIINRTSKFKAHDENNEAKIGDKVLIMETRPLSKEKRWRLVEIMEKAQ from the coding sequence ATGGAAAGAGCGCTCAGAAAAACCAGAATTGGAAGAGTAGTTTCCGACAAGATGGATAAGACAATTGTAGTTGCAGTCGAAACAAGAGTGCGGCATTCAGTTACTGGAAAAATAATCAATAGAACTTCAAAATTTAAAGCGCATGATGAAAATAATGAAGCCAAAATCGGCGATAAAGTTTTGATAATGGAAACAAGACCTTTAAGCAAGGAGAAAAGGTGGAGGCTTGTTGAAATAATGGAAAAGGCGCAATAA
- a CDS encoding adenylate kinase: protein MRIILLGPPGAGKGTQAKRISKKYDIPHISTGDIFRENIKNNTRLGIEAKKFIDKGQLVPDDVTVGIVENRIKLEDCKSGFLLDGFPRTVNQAAALDKILISMDLKIDYVININVSSKILVERLSGRRVCSSCGASFHVLLNPPSKDSICDRCGGRLIQREDDTAETVNERLNVYKKQTSPLIDYYSQVGILYSVDGGEDIDKVFGDICNILSK, encoded by the coding sequence ATGAGAATTATACTTTTAGGACCTCCGGGAGCAGGTAAGGGTACCCAAGCGAAAAGAATAAGTAAAAAATACGATATACCACATATTTCAACGGGTGATATATTCAGGGAAAACATAAAAAATAACACTAGATTAGGTATTGAAGCAAAAAAGTTTATCGATAAAGGCCAGCTTGTGCCCGATGATGTCACGGTAGGCATTGTTGAAAACAGGATAAAATTAGAGGATTGCAAAAGCGGTTTCTTGCTGGATGGATTTCCACGGACTGTAAATCAGGCGGCAGCTTTGGATAAAATATTGATAAGTATGGATTTAAAAATAGACTATGTTATTAATATAAATGTTTCATCCAAAATTCTGGTCGAAAGGTTGAGCGGAAGAAGAGTATGTTCATCCTGCGGAGCAAGCTTTCATGTTTTATTAAATCCGCCATCGAAGGATAGCATCTGTGATAGATGCGGCGGCAGATTAATACAGCGTGAAGATGATACGGCTGAAACTGTAAATGAAAGACTGAATGTTTATAAAAAACAAACGTCTCCTTTGATTGATTATTATTCACAGGTTGGCATCTTGTATTCAGTTGATGGAGGAGAGGATATCGATAAAGTATTTGGTGATATCTGCAATATTCTAAGCAAATAG
- the rpsS gene encoding 30S ribosomal protein S19, producing MGRSLKKGPFVQESLLKKIVDMNKKGEKKVIKTWSRSSTVFPQMVGHTIAVHDGKKHVPVYITEDMVGHRLGEFAATRTFKGHGAHVEKSTELK from the coding sequence TTGGGCAGATCACTAAAAAAAGGACCTTTTGTTCAAGAGTCGCTGCTTAAAAAGATAGTCGATATGAACAAAAAAGGCGAGAAAAAGGTAATCAAAACCTGGTCAAGAAGCTCAACGGTATTCCCCCAGATGGTGGGACACACGATAGCCGTACATGATGGTAAAAAGCATGTTCCAGTTTATATAACAGAAGATATGGTAGGACACAGATTAGGTGAGTTTGCTGCGACAAGGACGTTTAAAGGGCACGGCGCTCATGTCGAGAAATCTACAGAATTGAAATAA
- the rplP gene encoding 50S ribosomal protein L16, whose protein sequence is MLMPKRVKRRKVQRGRMKGKAMRGNTLAYGDYGLVALEPAWITSQQIEAARIAITRYLKRGGKIWIKIFPDKPVTVKPAETRMGSGKGSPEYWVSVVKPGRVMFEISGTSEAEAKEACRLASYKLPIRSKFVRRSDVEEMGGESDES, encoded by the coding sequence ATGTTAATGCCTAAGAGAGTAAAGCGTCGTAAAGTACAGCGCGGCAGAATGAAAGGTAAAGCTATGAGAGGCAATACTTTAGCATATGGTGACTACGGTTTGGTCGCATTGGAACCTGCATGGATCACAAGCCAGCAAATAGAAGCTGCCAGAATTGCTATTACAAGATATTTAAAAAGAGGCGGTAAAATCTGGATAAAGATTTTCCCTGATAAACCTGTTACTGTAAAACCTGCTGAAACACGTATGGGCTCAGGAAAAGGTTCGCCTGAATACTGGGTATCGGTAGTGAAACCAGGCAGGGTAATGTTCGAAATATCAGGTACCAGCGAGGCAGAAGCCAAAGAGGCCTGCAGGTTAGCATCATATAAACTTCCTATAAGGAGCAAGTTTGTAAGAAGGTCAGATGTTGAGGAAATGGGTGGTGAAAGCGATGAAAGCTAA
- the rpmD gene encoding 50S ribosomal protein L30 — protein MAKLKITLVKSLIGRKDDHIATARALGLRKINKTVEFEDTPQVRGMIKKIGYLLKVEEIQ, from the coding sequence TTGGCAAAACTTAAGATCACATTGGTTAAAAGCCTTATAGGCAGGAAGGATGACCATATAGCTACGGCTCGTGCGTTAGGTTTAAGAAAAATTAATAAAACCGTTGAATTTGAAGATACTCCGCAAGTCAGAGGTATGATAAAGAAGATAGGATATCTTTTAAAAGTTGAAGAAATACAGTAA
- the rpsE gene encoding 30S ribosomal protein S5, whose product MRIDPSNLDLKEKVVFINRVAKVVKGGRNFRFAALVVVGDSNGHVGVGTGKSTEIPEAIRKGIEDAKKHLIHVAIVGNTIPHSIMGKYDRGSVLIMPAKEGTGIIAGGPVRAVLELAGIKDVRAKSLGSSNPKNVINAAVDGLSKLKTVEDVAKLRGKTVEEILG is encoded by the coding sequence ATGCGAATAGATCCTAGCAACCTTGACCTAAAAGAAAAAGTAGTATTTATAAACCGTGTTGCCAAAGTTGTAAAGGGCGGACGTAATTTTAGATTTGCTGCTCTTGTTGTAGTTGGCGATAGCAATGGTCATGTAGGAGTTGGTACCGGAAAATCGACTGAAATTCCGGAAGCAATAAGAAAGGGTATTGAAGATGCGAAGAAGCATCTGATTCATGTTGCAATAGTGGGTAATACAATTCCACATAGTATAATGGGTAAGTATGATAGGGGCAGTGTTCTTATAATGCCTGCTAAAGAAGGTACGGGAATTATTGCAGGAGGTCCTGTGCGTGCTGTTCTTGAGTTGGCAGGTATAAAGGATGTCAGGGCAAAATCCCTGGGCTCAAGTAATCCCAAAAATGTAATAAATGCTGCAGTTGACGGGCTTTCAAAGTTAAAAACAGTCGAAGACGTTGCAAAACTCAGAGGTAAAACTGTGGAAGAGATATTGGGTTAG